In Drosophila innubila isolate TH190305 chromosome 2R unlocalized genomic scaffold, UK_Dinn_1.0 1_C_2R, whole genome shotgun sequence, the following are encoded in one genomic region:
- the LOC117783332 gene encoding zinc transporter ZIP11, translating into MIAGYGPVTQALLGTLLTWGLTAAGAAMVIFVRGTQRRSLDAALGFAAGVMIAASFWSLLGPAIEMAESSHLYGIYSFLPVAGGFLLGAIFVYGCDKLMCYLGLNSTNMMIQMTQSNKDKADIAIDELKHNGANARLTSKSLDSFSDCLSVQHSGESRRRKKGSICEVEQCTYTAEAALEQQRTQEALSQWKRIMLLVVAITVHNIPEGLAVGVSFGAVGTTNSSTFESARNLAIGIGIQNFPEGLAVSLPLHAAGFSVMRALWYGQLSGMVEPIFGVLGAVAVTFANLILPYALSFAAGAMIYIVSDDILPEAHASGNGTIATWGTISGFLIMMCLEVALS; encoded by the coding sequence atGATAGCTGGTTATGGACCCGTAACACAAGCCCTACTGGGTACACTCCTAACCTGGGGCCTAACAGCAGCTGGTGCTGCCATGGTCATCTTTGTGCGAGGCACACAGAGAAGATCACTGGATGCAGCCCTGGGCTTTGCAGCTGGTGTTATGATTGCTGCCTCGTTCTGGTCACTACTTGGACCGGCTATTGAAATGGCCGAGTCATCGCATTTATATGGCATTTACTCATTTCTGCCAGTGGCTGGTGGATTTCTACTGGGCGCAATCTTTGTTTATGGCTGTGACAAGTTGATGTGTTATTTGGGCCTGAATAGCACCAATATGATGATACAAATGACACAGAGCAACAAGGATAAAGCAGACATTGCCATCGATGAGCTGAAGCACAATGGAGCGAACGCCAGGCTGACGTCCAAGAGTCTGGACAGCTTCTCGGATTGCCTCAGTGTGCAACACAGCGGAGAGTCGCGACGCCGCAAGAAGGGCAGCATTTGTGAGGTGGAGCAGTGTACATACACGGCGGAGGCGGCACTGGAGCAGCAGCGTACACAGGAGGCGCTATCGCAATGGAAACGCATCATGTTGCTGGTGGTGGCCATCACCGTACACAATATACCCGAGGGATTGGCGGTCGGAGTCAGCTTTGGCGCTGTGGGCACTACAAACTCCTCGACCTTCGAGAGTGCACGAAATCTggccattggcattggcatacAGAACTTCCCGGAGGGATTGGCCGTCAGTCTGCCGTTGCATGCAGCCGGATTTAGTGTGATGCGTGCCTTGTGGTATGGACAATTGTCTGGCATGGTGGAGCCAATCTTTGGCGTACTAGGAGCCGTTGCAGTGACATTCGCTAATCTTATACTGCCATATGCCTTGTCATTTGCTGCTGGCGCCATGATTTACATAGTATCCGACGATATATTGCCGGAGGCACATGCCAGTGGCAATGGAACGATTGCAACATGGGGAACTATTTCTGGATTCTTGATAATGATGTGCCTGGAGGTGGCGCTATCCTGA
- the LOC117783330 gene encoding microcephalin isoform X1 codes for MCEMRDENFVDFSTSESTSESKSTTAISTAPAIVQMLMTPKARDANKPVSPTEHLRKMMPQQDPNVFRLQRDFNSPSASLRTRAIRALNCPNKAYTNFDVPHAEQSIITEEERNPKPAPTLAEILKDVIIYVEVRTGNDNRSEGVKSVIAKLGAQVNDRLLRNTTHVVFKEGLLSTYKRAQNWNIPIVSILWIEACKVQRRICDPKQFPISSIHKYEHPELFGKIKRVRCLQSDFEPNQRRKRPVTPTTDTTDQENDKNGPTALTPTSTPNNEITRYFKPLSQNKHLVDDEVTDSPGTKLINRITNGFFTPQRVQSKQTDNSTPSAIPKEVDLNGMGDTPREKSRAQQSLSFKDKGKPAERPRSSSIGVEPAHVSRTQVRTTRRSSSVHAVELSNPKVQCEPRMTRRRSLMTMSNKEDEVPQTPPQSVEPAERRTSRRSSLQHTPRPAVQDEFQSPAQSESRIIRRRSLSRISSVEPSTPSLLKKPSFQSIAEEPVADTSMGNKTNYVQQMMEVSPSYAHIISKAKGRRTLYTSDHMDISEVNDENVNPYLGRRSSNYMLADRTSQTSRESFVTTKTSPDSSEGQTPVPIFSSTRLPGSEGSNRRRSIFNVDMDVINERINHINSTSKRRSLALVTELEIAEPRPLAPLQAVAVDAIKEQESTTPKMRRLFTPNEEVIVTPPKSSKKPRLSVSGSTSSNSTLKRRRTLATPKPTAAVGPNVQQDCEIEISNESDSVNDSTSEQPINRKRHSMKRQVVMHTLVHTNMHKEQVQVIHKAIRKLRGMRLDPTVTKNTTHLVSLEPRRTLNLLRGLMRGVWIVNYKWILDSMRAGKWLNEEKYELTSFSRAIEICRTERQAFGISYRCELFRYMETFYVSSLCRPITFNNIKELLLLGGAKLTENRYKAKFIVGDKRRAEDDRIYLTPAWVLDSITAMQVQKFSKYLMKSAIITPYGIRYEDPQEEQERHHRKSLKVCYKDPVLVINK; via the exons ATGTGTGAAA TGAGAGATGAGAATTTTGTGGATTTTTCAACTTCCGAATCAACTTCTGAATCAAAGTCAACGACTGCAATCAGCACGGCGCCAGCGATCGTCCAAATGTTAATGACGCCCAAAGCCAGGGATGCAAACAAGCCGGTTAGTCCCACGGAACACTTGCGTAAAATGATGCCCCAACAGGATCCCAATGTATTTCGCTTGCAGAGAGATTTTAACAGTCCCAGCGCTTCCTTGCGCACTCGCGCCATTCGTGCTTTAAA CTGTCCGAACAAAGCCTACACCAATTTCGATGTTCCCCATGCTGAGCAGAGCATAATCACAGAGGAAGAACGCAATCCCAAACCGGCGCCAACACTCGCCGAAATTCTTAAGGATGTGATTATCTATGTGGAAGTGCGCACGGGCAATGACAATCGCTCTGAGGGAGTCAAGTCCGTCATTGCCAAGCTGGGCGCCCAGGTCAATGATCGCCTATTGCG CAATACTACACATGTTGTCTTCAAGGAGGGTTTGTTATCCACATATAAACGCGCTCAGAACTGGAATATACCAATTGTGTCCATATTGTGGATTGAGGCGTGCAAGGTCCAACGACGAATCTGTGATCCCAAACAGTTTCCCATCAGCAGTATCCATAAGTATGAGCATCCTGAGCTGTTCGGCAAAATAAAG CGCGTACGTTGTTTGCAGTCCGATTTCGAGCCGAACCAACGGCGCAAGCGGCCAGTTACGCCCACCACCGATACTACGGATCAGGAGAATGATAAAAATGGACCGACAGCATTAACACCAACATCCACGCCCAAT AATGAAATTACACGCTACTTTAAGCCATTGAGCCAGAATAAACATCTTGTTGATGACGAGGTCACGGATTCACCAGGgaccaaattaataaatag AATCACCAATGGATTCTTTACACCGCAAAGAGTTCAATCCAAGCAAACTGACAACAGCACACCAAGTGCCATTCCCAAGGAAGTTGATTTAAATGGCATGGGTGACACTCCAAGGGAAAAGTCAAGAGCACAACAGAGTTTAAGCTTCAAGGACAAGGGCAAACCTGCAGAAAGACCAAGGAGCAGCTCCATTGGTGTGGAGCCAGCACATGTATCCAGAACCCAGGTGCGCACCACTCGACGCAGCAGTTCAGTGCATGCAGTGGAGCTCTCCAACCCCAAAGTGCAATGTGAGCCGCGAATGACGCGACGACGCAGCTTAATGACCATGTCGAATAAAGAGGACGAAGTGCCTCAAACGCCACCGCAATCTGTGGAGCCGGCTGAACGCCGCACAAGTCGACGCAGTTCCTTGCAACACACTCCGCGACCAGCGGTTCAGGATGAGTTTCAGTCACCAGCTCAAAGTGAATCCAGGATCATACGTCGTCGTAGTTTATCACGGATTTCGAGTGTAGAGCCCAGCACACCAAGCCTGCTAAAGAAGCCTTCATTTCAATCGATTGCTGAAGAGCCAGTGGCAGATACCTCAATGGGCAACAAAACCAACTATGTGCAACAAATGATGGAAGTGAGTCCGTCCTATGCTCACATCATTTCCAAGGCAAAGGGACGCCGTACATTGTACACCAGCGATCACATGGATATAAGCGAAGTGAATGATGAGAATGTGAATCCTTATCTAGGACGCAGGAGCTCCAATTACATGCTGGCAGATAGAACGTCGCAAACATCTCGCGAGAGCTTTGTAACTACCAAAACATCGCCTGACAGCTCCGAAGGACAAACTCCGGTGCCCATTTTTAGCTCCACACGCTTGCCCGGCAGCGAAGGCTCCAATCGTCGGCGCAGCATCTTTAATGTGGACATGGATGTGATTAACGAGCGCATAAATCATATCAACAGTACTTCCAAAAGACGCTCATTGGCCTTGGTAACTGAGCTGGAGATTGCCGAACCTCGTCCCTTGGCGCCACTGCAGGCGGTGGCTGTGGATGCAATCAAGGAACAGGAATCGACTACACCGAAAATGCGACGACTTTTTACACCCAATGAGGAGGTTATTGTGACGCCACCAAAGTCCAGCAAAAAACCACGTCTTAGTGTCAGCGGTAGTACATCTTCCAACAGCACCTTAAAGCGTCGACGCACTTTGGCCACGCCaaaaccaacagcagcagttggaCCCAATGTGCAACAGGATTGTGAGATTGAGATTAGCAATGAAAGTGACTCCGTTAACGACAGCACATCGGAGCAGCCAATCAACCGAAAAAGGCATTCAATGAAGCGACAGGTTGTAATGCACACTTTAGTGCACACCAACATGCACAAGGAGCAGGTGCAGGTCATCCACAAG GCAATACGTAAGCTGCGTGGAATGCGATTGGATCCAACAGTTACCAAGAATACCACTCACCTGGTTAGCCTGGAGCCACGTCGTACTCTTAATCTGTTGCGTGGTCTAATGCGCGGTGTTTGGATTGTCAACTACAAATGGATTCTGGACTCGATGCGAGCCGGTAAATGGTTAAACGAGGAGAAATATGAATTAACTTCGTTCTCACGTGCCATTGAG ATTTGTCGCACCGAACGTCAAGCTTTTGGCATATCCTATCGCTGTGAACTATTTCGCTATATGGAAACCTTTTACGTGTCATCTCTGTGCCGACCTATAACATTCAATAACATAAaggagctgctgttgcttgggGGCGCTAAACTGACTGAGAATCGCTATAAGGCCAAGTTCATTGTTGGCGATAAGAGACGCGCTGAAGACGATCGTATATATTTGACTCCCGCTTGGGTCTTGGACAGCATAACGGCAATGCAAGTCCAGAAATTCAGTAAATATTTGATGAAAAGTGCCATAATAACGCCCTATGGCATTCGATATGAGGATCCGCAGGAGGAACAAGAGAGGCATCATCGAAAGAGCTTGAAAGTCTGCTATAAAGATCCGGTTCTGGTGATCAACAAATAA
- the LOC117783330 gene encoding microcephalin isoform X2 gives MLMTPKARDANKPVSPTEHLRKMMPQQDPNVFRLQRDFNSPSASLRTRAIRALNCPNKAYTNFDVPHAEQSIITEEERNPKPAPTLAEILKDVIIYVEVRTGNDNRSEGVKSVIAKLGAQVNDRLLRNTTHVVFKEGLLSTYKRAQNWNIPIVSILWIEACKVQRRICDPKQFPISSIHKYEHPELFGKIKRVRCLQSDFEPNQRRKRPVTPTTDTTDQENDKNGPTALTPTSTPNNEITRYFKPLSQNKHLVDDEVTDSPGTKLINRITNGFFTPQRVQSKQTDNSTPSAIPKEVDLNGMGDTPREKSRAQQSLSFKDKGKPAERPRSSSIGVEPAHVSRTQVRTTRRSSSVHAVELSNPKVQCEPRMTRRRSLMTMSNKEDEVPQTPPQSVEPAERRTSRRSSLQHTPRPAVQDEFQSPAQSESRIIRRRSLSRISSVEPSTPSLLKKPSFQSIAEEPVADTSMGNKTNYVQQMMEVSPSYAHIISKAKGRRTLYTSDHMDISEVNDENVNPYLGRRSSNYMLADRTSQTSRESFVTTKTSPDSSEGQTPVPIFSSTRLPGSEGSNRRRSIFNVDMDVINERINHINSTSKRRSLALVTELEIAEPRPLAPLQAVAVDAIKEQESTTPKMRRLFTPNEEVIVTPPKSSKKPRLSVSGSTSSNSTLKRRRTLATPKPTAAVGPNVQQDCEIEISNESDSVNDSTSEQPINRKRHSMKRQVVMHTLVHTNMHKEQVQVIHKAIRKLRGMRLDPTVTKNTTHLVSLEPRRTLNLLRGLMRGVWIVNYKWILDSMRAGKWLNEEKYELTSFSRAIEICRTERQAFGISYRCELFRYMETFYVSSLCRPITFNNIKELLLLGGAKLTENRYKAKFIVGDKRRAEDDRIYLTPAWVLDSITAMQVQKFSKYLMKSAIITPYGIRYEDPQEEQERHHRKSLKVCYKDPVLVINK, from the exons ATGTTAATGACGCCCAAAGCCAGGGATGCAAACAAGCCGGTTAGTCCCACGGAACACTTGCGTAAAATGATGCCCCAACAGGATCCCAATGTATTTCGCTTGCAGAGAGATTTTAACAGTCCCAGCGCTTCCTTGCGCACTCGCGCCATTCGTGCTTTAAA CTGTCCGAACAAAGCCTACACCAATTTCGATGTTCCCCATGCTGAGCAGAGCATAATCACAGAGGAAGAACGCAATCCCAAACCGGCGCCAACACTCGCCGAAATTCTTAAGGATGTGATTATCTATGTGGAAGTGCGCACGGGCAATGACAATCGCTCTGAGGGAGTCAAGTCCGTCATTGCCAAGCTGGGCGCCCAGGTCAATGATCGCCTATTGCG CAATACTACACATGTTGTCTTCAAGGAGGGTTTGTTATCCACATATAAACGCGCTCAGAACTGGAATATACCAATTGTGTCCATATTGTGGATTGAGGCGTGCAAGGTCCAACGACGAATCTGTGATCCCAAACAGTTTCCCATCAGCAGTATCCATAAGTATGAGCATCCTGAGCTGTTCGGCAAAATAAAG CGCGTACGTTGTTTGCAGTCCGATTTCGAGCCGAACCAACGGCGCAAGCGGCCAGTTACGCCCACCACCGATACTACGGATCAGGAGAATGATAAAAATGGACCGACAGCATTAACACCAACATCCACGCCCAAT AATGAAATTACACGCTACTTTAAGCCATTGAGCCAGAATAAACATCTTGTTGATGACGAGGTCACGGATTCACCAGGgaccaaattaataaatag AATCACCAATGGATTCTTTACACCGCAAAGAGTTCAATCCAAGCAAACTGACAACAGCACACCAAGTGCCATTCCCAAGGAAGTTGATTTAAATGGCATGGGTGACACTCCAAGGGAAAAGTCAAGAGCACAACAGAGTTTAAGCTTCAAGGACAAGGGCAAACCTGCAGAAAGACCAAGGAGCAGCTCCATTGGTGTGGAGCCAGCACATGTATCCAGAACCCAGGTGCGCACCACTCGACGCAGCAGTTCAGTGCATGCAGTGGAGCTCTCCAACCCCAAAGTGCAATGTGAGCCGCGAATGACGCGACGACGCAGCTTAATGACCATGTCGAATAAAGAGGACGAAGTGCCTCAAACGCCACCGCAATCTGTGGAGCCGGCTGAACGCCGCACAAGTCGACGCAGTTCCTTGCAACACACTCCGCGACCAGCGGTTCAGGATGAGTTTCAGTCACCAGCTCAAAGTGAATCCAGGATCATACGTCGTCGTAGTTTATCACGGATTTCGAGTGTAGAGCCCAGCACACCAAGCCTGCTAAAGAAGCCTTCATTTCAATCGATTGCTGAAGAGCCAGTGGCAGATACCTCAATGGGCAACAAAACCAACTATGTGCAACAAATGATGGAAGTGAGTCCGTCCTATGCTCACATCATTTCCAAGGCAAAGGGACGCCGTACATTGTACACCAGCGATCACATGGATATAAGCGAAGTGAATGATGAGAATGTGAATCCTTATCTAGGACGCAGGAGCTCCAATTACATGCTGGCAGATAGAACGTCGCAAACATCTCGCGAGAGCTTTGTAACTACCAAAACATCGCCTGACAGCTCCGAAGGACAAACTCCGGTGCCCATTTTTAGCTCCACACGCTTGCCCGGCAGCGAAGGCTCCAATCGTCGGCGCAGCATCTTTAATGTGGACATGGATGTGATTAACGAGCGCATAAATCATATCAACAGTACTTCCAAAAGACGCTCATTGGCCTTGGTAACTGAGCTGGAGATTGCCGAACCTCGTCCCTTGGCGCCACTGCAGGCGGTGGCTGTGGATGCAATCAAGGAACAGGAATCGACTACACCGAAAATGCGACGACTTTTTACACCCAATGAGGAGGTTATTGTGACGCCACCAAAGTCCAGCAAAAAACCACGTCTTAGTGTCAGCGGTAGTACATCTTCCAACAGCACCTTAAAGCGTCGACGCACTTTGGCCACGCCaaaaccaacagcagcagttggaCCCAATGTGCAACAGGATTGTGAGATTGAGATTAGCAATGAAAGTGACTCCGTTAACGACAGCACATCGGAGCAGCCAATCAACCGAAAAAGGCATTCAATGAAGCGACAGGTTGTAATGCACACTTTAGTGCACACCAACATGCACAAGGAGCAGGTGCAGGTCATCCACAAG GCAATACGTAAGCTGCGTGGAATGCGATTGGATCCAACAGTTACCAAGAATACCACTCACCTGGTTAGCCTGGAGCCACGTCGTACTCTTAATCTGTTGCGTGGTCTAATGCGCGGTGTTTGGATTGTCAACTACAAATGGATTCTGGACTCGATGCGAGCCGGTAAATGGTTAAACGAGGAGAAATATGAATTAACTTCGTTCTCACGTGCCATTGAG ATTTGTCGCACCGAACGTCAAGCTTTTGGCATATCCTATCGCTGTGAACTATTTCGCTATATGGAAACCTTTTACGTGTCATCTCTGTGCCGACCTATAACATTCAATAACATAAaggagctgctgttgcttgggGGCGCTAAACTGACTGAGAATCGCTATAAGGCCAAGTTCATTGTTGGCGATAAGAGACGCGCTGAAGACGATCGTATATATTTGACTCCCGCTTGGGTCTTGGACAGCATAACGGCAATGCAAGTCCAGAAATTCAGTAAATATTTGATGAAAAGTGCCATAATAACGCCCTATGGCATTCGATATGAGGATCCGCAGGAGGAACAAGAGAGGCATCATCGAAAGAGCTTGAAAGTCTGCTATAAAGATCCGGTTCTGGTGATCAACAAATAA